A DNA window from Oncorhynchus keta strain PuntledgeMale-10-30-2019 unplaced genomic scaffold, Oket_V2 Un_scaffold_9739_pilon_pilon, whole genome shotgun sequence contains the following coding sequences:
- the LOC127929659 gene encoding RING finger protein 151-like isoform X2, with amino-acid sequence MADPDMSSQSGGHDVELFVETPDYDLICTICQGVLRCPVRAACHHIFCKKCILQWLKRQQTCPCCRKPVNQSLIFAMFKLSKVIGRLKIKCKNKIRGCPHTLALSEQYCHSMSCLFELIPCPYQGCRAQLLRRDLDAHARHCEHWSQPCHMGCGTVLSHRTQAKHNCYRQLRHEYEARQRNHRVIAAALQRKMRRMQSTMADMKRQIGLICESLEVMDELEEVEEEDLGETSGSFSSSNSSS; translated from the exons ATG GCCGACCCGGACATGTCTTCGCAGAGTGGGGGTCATGATGTGGAGCTGTTCGTAGAGACCCCAGACTATGACCTGATCTGCACCATTTGCCAGGGGGTCCTCAGGTGCCCAGTAAGAGCTGCATGCCACCACATCTTCTGCAAGAAATGCATTTTACAATGGCTGAAGAG ACAGCAGACCTGCCCCTGCTGCAGAAAGCCTGTCAACCAGAGCTTGATATTTGCGATGTTCAAGCTAAGCAAGGTGATCGGTCGCCTAAAGATCAAG TGTAAAAACAAGATCCGTGGCTGCCCGCATACCTTAGCCCTGTCAGAGCAGTACTGCCACAGCATGAGCTGCCTGTTCGAGCTCATTCCCTGCCCCTACCAGGGCTGCCGTGCCCAGCTCCTCCGCAGGGACCTGGATGCCCACGCCAGGCACTGTGAGCACTGGAGCCAACCCTGCCACATGGGCTGTGGCACCGTGCTGTCCCACCGCACCCAGGCCAAGCACAACTGCTACAGGCAGCTGAGGCATGAGTATGAGGCCAGGCAGAGGAACCACCGGGTCATTGCAGCAGCCCTCCaaaggaagatgaggaggatgcAGAGCACCATGGCCGACATGAAGAGGCAGATCGGCCTGATCTGTGAGAGCCTGGAGGTCATGGACGAActggaggaggtggaagaggaggaccTGGGTGAAACCAGTGGGAGTTTcagtagcagtaacagcagcTCCTGA
- the LOC127929659 gene encoding RING finger protein 151-like isoform X1, with amino-acid sequence MADPDMSSQSGGHDVELFVETPDYDLICTICQGVLRCPVRAACHHIFCKKCILQWLKRCRQQTCPCCRKPVNQSLIFAMFKLSKVIGRLKIKCKNKIRGCPHTLALSEQYCHSMSCLFELIPCPYQGCRAQLLRRDLDAHARHCEHWSQPCHMGCGTVLSHRTQAKHNCYRQLRHEYEARQRNHRVIAAALQRKMRRMQSTMADMKRQIGLICESLEVMDELEEVEEEDLGETSGSFSSSNSSS; translated from the exons ATG GCCGACCCGGACATGTCTTCGCAGAGTGGGGGTCATGATGTGGAGCTGTTCGTAGAGACCCCAGACTATGACCTGATCTGCACCATTTGCCAGGGGGTCCTCAGGTGCCCAGTAAGAGCTGCATGCCACCACATCTTCTGCAAGAAATGCATTTTACAATGGCTGAAGAG GTGCAGACAGCAGACCTGCCCCTGCTGCAGAAAGCCTGTCAACCAGAGCTTGATATTTGCGATGTTCAAGCTAAGCAAGGTGATCGGTCGCCTAAAGATCAAG TGTAAAAACAAGATCCGTGGCTGCCCGCATACCTTAGCCCTGTCAGAGCAGTACTGCCACAGCATGAGCTGCCTGTTCGAGCTCATTCCCTGCCCCTACCAGGGCTGCCGTGCCCAGCTCCTCCGCAGGGACCTGGATGCCCACGCCAGGCACTGTGAGCACTGGAGCCAACCCTGCCACATGGGCTGTGGCACCGTGCTGTCCCACCGCACCCAGGCCAAGCACAACTGCTACAGGCAGCTGAGGCATGAGTATGAGGCCAGGCAGAGGAACCACCGGGTCATTGCAGCAGCCCTCCaaaggaagatgaggaggatgcAGAGCACCATGGCCGACATGAAGAGGCAGATCGGCCTGATCTGTGAGAGCCTGGAGGTCATGGACGAActggaggaggtggaagaggaggaccTGGGTGAAACCAGTGGGAGTTTcagtagcagtaacagcagcTCCTGA